The following coding sequences lie in one Primulina huaijiensis isolate GDHJ02 chromosome 2, ASM1229523v2, whole genome shotgun sequence genomic window:
- the LOC140961959 gene encoding histone H4, which produces MSGRGKGGKGLGKGGAKRHRKVLRDNIQGITKPAIRRLARRGGVKRISGLIYEETRGVLKIFLENVIRDAVTYTEHARRKTVTAMDVVYALKRQGRTLYGFGG; this is translated from the coding sequence ATGTCTGGACGTGGCAAGGGTGGCAAGGGTTTGGGAAAGGGCGGAGCAAAGCGTCATCGGAAGGTTCTGCGCGACAACATCCAGGGCATCACAAAGCCCGCCATCCGCCGCTTGGCACGTAGAGGCGGTGTCAAGCGCATCAGTGGTCTTATCTACGAAGAGACTCGTGGGGTGTTGAAGATTTTCCTGGAGAACGTCATCCGTGATGCTGTTACTTACACGGAGCATGCTCGCCGTAAAACTGTCACCGCCATGGATGTGGTGTACGCGCTCAAGAGACAAGGCCGCACACTCTACGGATTTGGCGGTTAG